The Fimbriimonas ginsengisoli Gsoil 348 genome window below encodes:
- a CDS encoding ABC transporter permease produces MTAAQHGSALRRSALPVGLILLLLILNTVKSPGFLAVHSVNGALTGSLIDIANRAAPVMILAFGMTLVIATGGIDLSVGSLVAISGSLTAYLITSRPNLPVFGALTLSLGLSLILGAINGLLVGTFRIQPIVATLVLMVSGRGVAQLLTQGQMIRLSDQTLSYWKAGRLFGLPTSIYLALVAGLLLFALTRGTALGLFLEATGDSERAAETAGIDVRGVKLAAYAVSGLCAGLAGLVIMSDTHVADANSAGLYMELDAILAVVLGGTLLKGGRFSLAGSVLGALLIQTLTTTILTTGVKPEANLIVKATMVLVACLLQSERFRAKFRRKA; encoded by the coding sequence TTGACCGCGGCCCAGCACGGATCGGCCCTGCGCCGGTCGGCATTGCCGGTAGGACTGATCCTCCTCCTGCTCATCTTGAACACGGTAAAGTCACCCGGCTTTCTGGCCGTTCACAGCGTCAACGGCGCCCTAACCGGCAGTCTCATCGACATCGCCAACCGGGCCGCGCCGGTGATGATCCTCGCTTTCGGAATGACCCTGGTCATCGCTACCGGCGGCATCGATCTTTCCGTTGGCTCTTTGGTCGCGATTTCCGGCAGCTTGACCGCGTATTTGATCACGTCGCGGCCGAATCTGCCCGTCTTCGGTGCGTTGACGCTGAGCCTTGGGCTTTCGCTCATCTTGGGAGCGATCAACGGGCTGCTCGTCGGCACTTTTCGAATTCAACCGATCGTCGCGACGCTGGTCCTCATGGTCTCCGGCCGCGGCGTCGCGCAGCTATTAACCCAAGGGCAGATGATCCGGCTCTCGGACCAGACCCTCTCCTATTGGAAGGCGGGACGGCTATTTGGGCTCCCTACTTCGATTTACCTAGCCCTTGTCGCCGGGCTGTTACTGTTCGCCCTGACCCGAGGAACCGCGCTCGGGCTCTTCTTGGAAGCGACTGGCGATAGCGAGCGAGCCGCGGAAACCGCCGGGATCGACGTTCGCGGGGTCAAGCTGGCCGCTTACGCGGTAAGCGGGCTTTGCGCCGGACTGGCCGGCCTGGTGATCATGTCCGACACCCACGTGGCGGACGCAAACTCGGCGGGGCTTTACATGGAGCTGGATGCGATCCTTGCTGTGGTCTTGGGCGGCACCCTGCTCAAGGGGGGGCGCTTCAGTCTGGCGGGTTCTGTTCTTGGCGCGCTGCTGATCCAGACCCTGACGACCACGATCCTCACCACCGGCGTCAAGCCGGAAGCGAACCTGATCGTGAAGGCGACAATGGTTTTGGTGGCGTGCCTGCTTCAGTCGGAACGGTTCCGGGCGAAGTTCAGGAGGAAGGCGTGA
- a CDS encoding sugar ABC transporter ATP-binding protein has protein sequence MSQPTEETLLEMRSISKAFGSFRALDNVDFHLRTGEIHALLGENGAGKSTLIKVMTGVLPPDSGEIRLSGQAIRPRSPLDAQALGIASVYQEVNLLPNLSVAENVMFGRMPQSWRGIDWKKLNRQAEEALAVLNLEIDVRMPLGSYSIAIQQLVAIARAISTNVRVLVLDEPTSSLDEAEVEGLFVVLRRLQGRGIGIVFITHFLDQVDAVADRITVLRNGKLVGEYPSSSLSRVELVSKMIGKELGAFAAEQQSVVHATEGAPLLQAEGLRKKRVGPVDLAIRAGETVGLAGLLGSGRTETARMLFGLDRPDGGALRYEGADVHFRAPRAAMRKGLGYLPEDRKLEAIIPSLSIRENVALALQAKRGWLRRMSQEEQRALAEKYRQALGIATDSIEKPIGQLSGGNQQKVILARWLATEPNLLILDEPTRGIDVGAREEIERLIASLCRDGMGMLMISSEIDELLRCADRLVVLHEGRQVGELPSSATDEQVMHLIAGGGA, from the coding sequence ATGAGCCAACCGACCGAAGAAACGCTTCTCGAGATGCGCAGCATCTCGAAGGCGTTTGGGAGCTTTCGAGCTCTCGATAACGTGGATTTCCACCTTCGAACCGGGGAAATCCACGCCCTTCTCGGTGAAAACGGAGCGGGAAAGTCCACCCTCATCAAGGTAATGACGGGCGTTCTTCCCCCGGACTCGGGCGAGATCCGGCTCTCTGGCCAGGCGATCCGGCCCAGATCCCCGCTCGATGCCCAGGCGCTCGGCATTGCCTCCGTCTACCAGGAGGTCAACCTTCTTCCCAATCTATCCGTCGCCGAAAACGTGATGTTCGGGCGGATGCCTCAAAGTTGGCGTGGCATCGATTGGAAGAAGCTGAACCGGCAAGCCGAAGAGGCGTTGGCCGTTCTCAACTTGGAGATCGACGTGCGGATGCCACTCGGCTCGTACTCCATTGCGATCCAGCAGCTCGTGGCGATCGCCCGGGCGATCTCTACCAACGTGCGCGTTCTCGTCCTAGACGAGCCGACCTCGAGCCTGGACGAGGCGGAGGTGGAGGGGTTGTTCGTCGTCCTGCGCCGATTGCAGGGGAGGGGGATCGGCATCGTCTTTATCACCCACTTCCTCGACCAGGTCGATGCGGTCGCGGACCGGATCACCGTCCTCCGGAACGGGAAGCTGGTCGGCGAATACCCTTCATCCTCGCTTAGCCGGGTCGAGCTCGTGTCGAAAATGATCGGCAAGGAGCTCGGAGCTTTTGCCGCTGAGCAACAATCCGTCGTCCATGCCACCGAAGGCGCGCCCCTGCTGCAGGCGGAGGGGCTCCGCAAGAAGCGGGTCGGCCCCGTCGACCTCGCCATCCGAGCCGGCGAAACCGTGGGGCTGGCGGGCCTACTCGGCTCCGGAAGGACCGAAACCGCTCGGATGCTCTTCGGGTTGGACCGCCCGGATGGCGGGGCTCTCCGTTACGAAGGAGCCGATGTCCACTTCCGCGCGCCGAGGGCCGCCATGCGCAAAGGGCTCGGGTACTTGCCGGAAGACCGAAAGCTGGAAGCGATCATTCCCTCGCTCTCGATCCGAGAGAACGTCGCTCTGGCGTTGCAGGCGAAACGAGGGTGGCTTCGGCGGATGTCGCAAGAAGAGCAGCGGGCGCTGGCGGAGAAGTACCGGCAGGCGCTTGGGATCGCGACCGACTCCATCGAGAAGCCGATCGGCCAGCTCAGCGGAGGCAATCAGCAGAAGGTGATCTTGGCCCGATGGCTTGCCACCGAGCCCAATCTCTTGATCCTTGACGAGCCGACGCGCGGGATCGACGTAGGGGCTCGCGAGGAAATCGAGCGGCTGATCGCCTCCCTTTGCCGGGACGGCATGGGGATGCTGATGATCTCGTCGGAGATCGACGAACTGCTTCGCTGCGCGGATCGTTTGGTGGTGCTCCACGAAGGGAGACAGGTCGGCGAGCTCCCCAGCAGCGCAACGGACGAGCAAGTGATGCACCTCATCGCGGGAGGCGGGGCTTGA
- a CDS encoding family 78 glycoside hydrolase catalytic domain → MLALFALVALTDSDLTPARLRCEYLLNPVGIDERTPRLSWIVESGQRDAKQRAYRIEVATSPENLRTGKDDLWDSGRVASSQTVNVAYAGQPLQSGQRAWWRVTVWENGASRTSAPAFWEAGIVNPGDWKAQWVSLPDAFSKPADMSKAKWIWYPEGDPARDAPTGVTRQFRTQVDLPSGEITQAVMGFAADDKFRATVNGQAVSNGGGWTSFTVVDVKRQLHPGNNAVAVDGINDTSRAGVAVVGRVTYADGREVSINSDGRWQASTDGSTWVDAKELAPLGGAPFGRTKWAQPAYPAPIVTTSIQIPKPVRRARAYVTAKGLYRLLVDGKPVGKSFLTPGWTDYRKRIQYQTYDVTSMLKTGARGVGLVLGDGWYCGHVGLTGGQNYGDKPEGLAQIEVEYRDGTHETFASDSSWKAGTGPILSNDLLMGETYDARVIPGNWKPVETRPVGEIPLVAQRSPTVEKLEELKPRRITEPKPGSFVYDLGQNMVGWARLRVRGKAGDTVQLRFAEMLNPDGTVYTTNLRGAKATDTYTLRGGGTEVYEPSFTFHGFRYVEVTGYPGKPGRGAITGVVVGSNNPKSGTFQCSDQLVNQLQHNIFWGQRGNYLEVPTDCPQRDERLGWMGDAQIFARTACFNNDVAAFLEKWTQDVIDAQSPQGGFSDVSPRMGDQSDGAPAWGDAGVIVPWTVYRCYGDTRLLERSYPAMQAWISYIDSVNPDHIWVKRSNNNFGDWLNVQDDTPREVLATAYFAYSTDLLARSARVIGKLDDAHRYEALRDSIRTAFNDRFVDSEGKIKGDTQTAYVLALAFDLLPPHARPGAAQRLANHILIDRKGHLSTGFVGVGYLNPTLTAMGRSDIAYKLLLNDTYPSWGYSIRQGATTIWERWDGWTQEKGFQNPGMNSFNHYSLGSVGEWMYRTVAGIDMDPVVPGYERIVVRPIPGGGMTWGKGSLDSIRGRISTSWRRSGQEFSLAVTVPANTTALVYVPTSARESVHADGGRFRRMEGEAAVYEVGGGTYRFTSQLK, encoded by the coding sequence ATGCTTGCGCTGTTTGCCTTGGTGGCATTGACCGACTCCGACCTGACCCCCGCGCGGTTGCGCTGTGAATACCTGCTAAATCCGGTCGGGATCGACGAAAGGACGCCGCGCCTTAGCTGGATCGTCGAGTCAGGCCAGCGAGACGCCAAGCAGCGCGCCTACCGGATCGAAGTCGCGACCAGTCCGGAAAATCTCCGCACCGGCAAGGACGACCTTTGGGATTCCGGTCGAGTAGCCTCCAGCCAAACCGTCAATGTCGCTTATGCTGGCCAGCCGCTCCAGAGCGGCCAACGGGCTTGGTGGCGGGTGACGGTTTGGGAAAACGGCGCCAGTCGCACCAGCGCGCCCGCATTCTGGGAGGCCGGCATCGTGAACCCCGGCGATTGGAAGGCGCAGTGGGTTTCGCTGCCCGATGCCTTCAGCAAACCGGCGGACATGTCTAAGGCGAAGTGGATCTGGTACCCGGAAGGCGATCCCGCTCGCGATGCGCCGACCGGCGTCACTCGCCAATTCCGTACTCAGGTCGACCTGCCTTCGGGAGAGATCACTCAGGCCGTGATGGGATTCGCCGCCGACGATAAGTTTCGGGCCACCGTGAATGGGCAGGCGGTTAGCAACGGAGGGGGTTGGACCAGCTTCACCGTCGTAGACGTCAAGCGGCAGCTTCACCCCGGCAACAACGCGGTGGCCGTTGACGGGATCAACGACACGTCGCGAGCCGGGGTCGCGGTCGTCGGCCGAGTGACGTATGCGGACGGGCGAGAAGTTTCCATCAACTCCGACGGCCGATGGCAAGCGAGCACCGACGGGTCGACTTGGGTCGATGCGAAGGAGCTCGCCCCCTTAGGCGGCGCACCGTTTGGCCGCACGAAATGGGCGCAGCCCGCATATCCGGCGCCGATCGTCACGACGTCGATCCAGATCCCGAAGCCGGTTCGCCGCGCCCGCGCCTATGTCACCGCCAAGGGGCTTTACCGGCTTCTGGTGGACGGAAAGCCGGTCGGGAAATCTTTCCTCACCCCGGGTTGGACCGATTACCGCAAACGGATTCAATATCAAACCTACGACGTCACTTCCATGCTGAAGACCGGCGCGCGAGGCGTCGGCCTCGTCCTGGGAGACGGCTGGTATTGCGGCCACGTCGGCCTCACCGGCGGGCAGAATTACGGCGATAAGCCGGAAGGGCTTGCCCAGATTGAGGTGGAGTATCGCGACGGCACTCACGAGACTTTCGCCAGCGACTCGTCCTGGAAAGCCGGAACCGGGCCGATCCTCTCGAACGACCTCCTGATGGGAGAGACGTACGACGCCCGCGTCATCCCCGGCAACTGGAAGCCGGTGGAGACTCGGCCGGTCGGTGAAATCCCACTCGTCGCCCAGCGCAGCCCGACCGTCGAGAAACTGGAGGAGCTGAAACCGAGGCGGATCACCGAGCCTAAGCCAGGCTCGTTCGTGTACGACCTTGGACAGAACATGGTGGGTTGGGCCCGCCTGCGGGTTCGCGGCAAAGCCGGTGATACCGTGCAGCTCCGTTTTGCCGAGATGCTGAATCCGGACGGCACCGTCTACACCACCAACTTGCGCGGCGCCAAGGCGACGGACACGTATACACTTCGAGGAGGCGGCACCGAGGTTTACGAACCCTCCTTCACGTTCCATGGCTTCCGCTATGTCGAAGTCACCGGTTACCCCGGCAAGCCGGGGCGAGGCGCGATCACCGGCGTGGTCGTCGGATCCAACAATCCGAAGAGCGGAACGTTCCAATGCTCCGACCAGCTCGTGAACCAGCTTCAGCACAACATCTTTTGGGGGCAGCGCGGCAACTACCTGGAGGTCCCCACCGACTGCCCGCAACGCGATGAGCGGCTGGGATGGATGGGCGACGCCCAGATCTTCGCCCGCACAGCTTGCTTCAACAACGACGTCGCCGCGTTTTTGGAGAAGTGGACGCAGGACGTAATCGACGCCCAGTCGCCTCAGGGCGGCTTCTCGGACGTTTCGCCCCGGATGGGAGACCAATCGGACGGCGCACCCGCCTGGGGCGATGCCGGCGTCATTGTGCCGTGGACCGTCTACCGGTGCTACGGCGATACTCGCCTCCTGGAGCGGAGCTATCCGGCGATGCAGGCTTGGATCTCCTACATCGATTCCGTAAACCCCGACCACATCTGGGTCAAGCGGTCGAACAACAACTTTGGCGACTGGTTGAACGTGCAAGACGACACCCCTCGCGAGGTTCTCGCCACCGCCTACTTTGCGTACAGCACCGACCTTCTCGCCCGCTCGGCGCGGGTGATCGGCAAACTGGACGACGCTCATCGGTACGAAGCGCTACGCGACTCGATTCGCACCGCGTTTAACGATCGGTTCGTCGACTCGGAAGGGAAGATCAAGGGGGACACTCAGACTGCCTACGTGCTCGCCCTCGCGTTCGATTTGCTCCCGCCGCATGCTCGACCGGGAGCAGCTCAGCGGCTCGCCAACCACATTCTCATCGACCGAAAGGGGCACCTCTCTACCGGCTTCGTAGGAGTTGGGTATCTGAACCCGACCCTTACCGCGATGGGCCGATCGGATATCGCGTATAAGCTGCTGCTGAACGATACGTATCCCTCGTGGGGCTACTCGATCCGCCAAGGCGCGACCACGATCTGGGAGCGCTGGGACGGCTGGACTCAGGAGAAGGGATTCCAGAACCCGGGAATGAACTCGTTCAACCACTACTCCCTTGGCTCGGTGGGCGAATGGATGTACCGCACCGTCGCGGGAATCGACATGGACCCGGTCGTCCCTGGTTACGAGCGAATCGTCGTCCGCCCCATCCCGGGCGGCGGGATGACCTGGGGGAAGGGCTCTCTCGACTCCATTCGCGGCCGGATCTCCACTTCTTGGAGGCGATCCGGGCAGGAGTTCTCGTTGGCAGTGACGGTTCCGGCGAACACGACGGCGCTGGTGTATGTGCCGACTTCCGCTAGGGAGTCGGTTCATGCGGACGGGGGACGTTTCCGGCGCATGGAAGGTGAGGCTGCCGTCTACGAAGTCGGCGGGGGTACCTACCGGTTTACGTCGCAGTTGAAGTAG
- a CDS encoding ABC transporter permease subunit, with translation MRAVVSRMPVVTAFLVFALFCGITGSRHHEFLQPNVFWNILRDNAFLGIVAVGEAFVILSGGIDLSVGAMIGLTSVSMAALIGAHVHPLLAMGICLAGGTTFGGVMGKVISYFEVPPFLVTLAGLFFARGFAYLVSTESTVISHPLYNKIADTEWISPLLFGLVLIVGHYLLHFRPFGRAVYAIGGNEQSASLMGSRTERTKTQIYALSGFCAALGGIVYTFYTVSGDSTAGVTLELDAITAVVIGGTLLTGGYGSLVGTALGVLLLGAIQTAITYENNISSWWTRIIVGGLLLMFLLIQKAVEKGAAALVARRSA, from the coding sequence GTGAGAGCAGTCGTTTCGCGAATGCCGGTCGTAACCGCATTCCTGGTTTTTGCCCTTTTCTGCGGCATCACCGGATCGCGGCACCACGAATTCTTGCAGCCGAACGTGTTCTGGAACATCCTGCGGGACAACGCTTTCCTCGGCATCGTGGCAGTGGGGGAAGCGTTCGTCATTCTCAGCGGGGGGATCGACCTGTCGGTCGGCGCGATGATCGGCCTGACCAGCGTTTCGATGGCGGCGTTGATCGGCGCTCACGTGCATCCATTGTTGGCGATGGGGATCTGCCTTGCCGGCGGTACGACGTTCGGCGGGGTGATGGGCAAGGTCATCTCTTACTTCGAGGTTCCACCCTTCTTGGTGACTCTGGCGGGGCTCTTCTTCGCTCGCGGCTTTGCGTACTTGGTGTCGACGGAGAGCACGGTTATCTCCCACCCGCTCTACAACAAGATCGCTGACACCGAGTGGATCTCACCTCTACTCTTCGGCCTCGTGCTTATCGTAGGACACTATCTTCTCCACTTCCGCCCGTTCGGGCGAGCCGTCTATGCGATCGGCGGAAACGAGCAGTCGGCAAGCCTCATGGGATCGCGGACGGAGCGGACGAAGACGCAGATCTACGCGCTAAGCGGCTTCTGCGCCGCCCTCGGCGGCATCGTGTATACGTTCTATACGGTTTCCGGCGATTCGACGGCCGGCGTCACCCTGGAGCTCGACGCGATCACCGCCGTCGTGATCGGCGGTACGCTGCTTACCGGCGGCTACGGCAGCCTCGTCGGTACCGCGCTCGGGGTTTTGCTGCTGGGCGCTATCCAAACCGCAATCACCTACGAAAACAACATCTCCTCTTGGTGGACTCGCATCATCGTCGGCGGCCTGCTGCTCATGTTCTTGTTGATTCAGAAGGCGGTGGAGAAAGGCGCGGCGGCGCTGGTGGCTCGCCGGAGCGCGTAG
- a CDS encoding Gfo/Idh/MocA family protein, protein MSRRDRTLRVAVAGVGGFAGQHHLSLAELESEGECRVVATCDPSAARLGQAGEQYRFEQRGVSTYPNLGSLLQATAGEIDVVTLPTPIPLHAAQHEAVVEAGAACYLEKPPSLWWPEYLEMLERDGRASRQTQVGFNFTGDPMRQELKSRILSGEFGVLRGVSLLAEWPRDREYYTRNDWAGRLRVGDRWVLDSCIGNALAHYVQNLLFWCGKEGAVGEVEEVWARLFRAHPIESYDTAFVSARTDGGAWLRIGATHTGKDRYFERETLVLDQATIRFDTWRSGEIEHRNGTRERFESSRGDHAEMLRENLREYFAYVRGDRPRPTTRLEDCRGFVSLCDLALVSCGGIEEIARERIETDDLGRVQVEGLERELTAFVEHETWPTGELPLESARMDDLDCFEATMSQRLGL, encoded by the coding sequence ATGTCCAGACGCGATCGAACGTTGCGCGTAGCCGTCGCGGGTGTCGGCGGATTCGCCGGCCAGCACCACCTTTCGCTTGCCGAGCTGGAGTCCGAGGGGGAGTGCCGGGTCGTTGCCACCTGCGACCCAAGCGCCGCTCGCTTGGGTCAAGCTGGCGAGCAGTACCGGTTCGAGCAACGCGGGGTCTCGACTTACCCGAACCTCGGTTCTCTGCTGCAAGCAACCGCCGGCGAGATCGACGTCGTTACCTTGCCGACTCCGATCCCGCTTCACGCCGCTCAGCACGAAGCGGTAGTCGAAGCGGGGGCGGCGTGCTATCTGGAAAAGCCCCCTAGCCTATGGTGGCCCGAGTACTTGGAGATGCTGGAGCGAGACGGGCGAGCTTCCCGCCAGACCCAGGTCGGATTCAACTTCACCGGCGACCCGATGCGCCAAGAGCTGAAGAGCCGCATCCTTTCGGGGGAATTCGGCGTCCTGCGCGGGGTTTCTCTGCTGGCGGAATGGCCGCGCGATCGCGAGTATTACACCCGCAACGACTGGGCCGGGCGATTGCGAGTCGGCGACCGGTGGGTCCTCGACTCCTGCATCGGCAACGCGTTGGCGCACTACGTTCAGAATCTGCTTTTTTGGTGCGGGAAGGAAGGAGCCGTGGGCGAGGTTGAGGAGGTGTGGGCACGTCTCTTCCGGGCTCACCCGATCGAGAGCTACGACACCGCCTTTGTTTCCGCCCGCACCGACGGTGGCGCGTGGCTTCGGATCGGGGCGACCCACACGGGTAAGGACCGCTACTTCGAGCGGGAGACGCTCGTGCTCGACCAAGCGACGATCCGCTTCGACACTTGGCGTTCCGGCGAGATCGAACACCGGAACGGCACTCGCGAAAGGTTCGAATCCTCCCGCGGCGACCACGCCGAAATGCTTCGCGAAAACTTGCGCGAGTATTTCGCCTACGTCCGGGGTGACCGCCCGCGTCCCACGACGCGTTTGGAAGATTGCCGCGGCTTCGTTTCTCTCTGCGACCTTGCGCTCGTATCCTGTGGTGGAATCGAGGAGATCGCGAGGGAACGGATTGAGACAGATGATCTTGGTCGGGTCCAGGTAGAAGGGCTCGAGCGCGAGTTAACCGCCTTCGTCGAGCACGAAACTTGGCCTACCGGCGAGCTTCCGTTGGAAAGCGCCCGGATGGACGACCTCGACTGCTTCGAGGCGACGATGTCGCAGAGGTTAGGATTATGA
- a CDS encoding YifB family Mg chelatase-like AAA ATPase: MIAQAHSATLIGIEALPIVVEVDLQGYVQGDGERYFILVGLPDKAVQESRERVRTACRNSGLGFPNRKIMCNLAPGDIRKEGPWLDLPMAVAICGVDGKFPLEELESTLIIGELGLDGDLKPMDGAVNVALMAKEQGFKRLIVPEACAAEASVAVGVEVYGVRRLLDAIEILSGSSLFSPHRFEPSLDVRLPEYNVDYSDVKGQRHAVRALEVAAAGGHNVLMNGPPGSGKTMLARRLPTILPPLSLEESIAVTRILSAAGQKGDKSGLVWERPFRSPHHSASYAAIVGGGKNPKPGEVSLAHFGVLFADEFPEFDRGVLEALRQPLEDGEVTVARVSNTLTFPAECILVAAMNPCPCGFKGLPEERCVGQSQCERYSGKISGPLRDRIDIHLEVQRLKPDELIGMPTGECSGAVRDRVIAARERQNVRLGNHRVNAKMNPREIRELIVLDQDSQDFMRLVAARMNLSARVFDRILKVGRTIADLSGDDLVRKSHLSEAVQYRDRGVS, from the coding sequence ATGATCGCGCAGGCCCACTCGGCGACCCTCATCGGGATCGAGGCTTTGCCAATTGTCGTGGAGGTGGACCTGCAGGGATATGTCCAAGGCGACGGGGAACGCTACTTCATCCTCGTCGGACTCCCCGACAAAGCCGTCCAAGAGAGCCGCGAGCGCGTGCGGACCGCTTGCCGGAATAGCGGCCTCGGCTTCCCGAATCGGAAGATCATGTGTAACCTCGCCCCCGGCGACATTCGCAAGGAGGGGCCGTGGCTCGATCTTCCGATGGCGGTCGCGATCTGTGGGGTGGACGGAAAGTTCCCCTTGGAGGAGCTCGAAAGCACCCTCATCATCGGCGAGCTCGGTCTCGACGGCGACCTAAAGCCGATGGATGGCGCCGTGAACGTGGCGCTGATGGCGAAGGAGCAAGGTTTCAAGCGGCTCATCGTTCCCGAAGCGTGCGCCGCGGAAGCATCCGTCGCGGTGGGCGTCGAAGTGTACGGCGTACGCCGGCTGCTGGACGCGATCGAGATCCTGAGCGGTTCCAGCCTCTTCTCCCCGCATCGTTTCGAGCCGAGCCTGGACGTTCGACTTCCTGAATACAACGTCGACTACTCCGACGTGAAGGGTCAGCGCCACGCCGTCCGGGCCCTGGAAGTCGCGGCGGCCGGCGGGCACAACGTATTGATGAACGGCCCTCCCGGCTCCGGCAAAACGATGCTCGCCCGGCGTCTCCCAACAATCCTGCCGCCCCTATCGCTCGAAGAGTCGATCGCGGTAACCCGCATCCTCTCCGCGGCCGGCCAAAAGGGGGATAAGTCCGGTCTCGTCTGGGAGCGGCCGTTCCGTTCGCCTCACCATTCTGCAAGCTACGCCGCCATCGTCGGCGGAGGTAAGAACCCAAAGCCGGGCGAGGTATCGCTCGCCCATTTTGGGGTCCTTTTTGCCGACGAATTTCCTGAATTCGATCGGGGAGTCTTGGAGGCGCTAAGGCAGCCGTTGGAGGATGGGGAGGTTACGGTTGCGCGGGTTAGCAACACGCTTACCTTCCCCGCCGAGTGCATTTTAGTCGCCGCTATGAATCCTTGTCCTTGCGGCTTCAAGGGGCTTCCGGAGGAGCGATGCGTCGGCCAATCGCAGTGCGAGCGGTACTCCGGGAAGATCAGCGGTCCTCTGCGGGATCGGATCGACATCCATCTCGAAGTGCAGCGCCTGAAGCCGGACGAGCTCATCGGGATGCCGACCGGGGAGTGCAGCGGGGCCGTTCGAGATCGGGTCATCGCGGCTCGGGAAAGGCAGAACGTCCGCCTGGGCAACCACCGCGTAAACGCGAAAATGAACCCGCGCGAAATCCGTGAGCTGATTGTTCTGGATCAGGACAGTCAGGATTTCATGCGGCTCGTGGCCGCGAGGATGAACCTTTCGGCTCGGGTATTCGACCGCATTCTAAAAGTCGGCCGCACAATCGCCGATCTCTCGGGTGACGATCTAGTTCGAAAGAGCCACCTCTCAGAGGCAGTGCAGTACAGAGATCGGGGAGTCTCATAG
- a CDS encoding cupin domain-containing protein yields the protein MRRSRFADLEPGTHLFSAIVDGSRLYKGGLSFHTPGMVTHDQERPHLEVDQEIFCLLQGEGWIEVDGVREPVQAGDVFVIEPGEDHHLISSETNPLINLWLHAADPN from the coding sequence ATGAGACGCTCCCGATTTGCCGACCTGGAACCGGGAACGCACCTGTTTTCCGCCATCGTTGATGGCTCCCGGCTCTACAAGGGCGGTCTGTCGTTCCACACGCCCGGAATGGTAACCCACGACCAAGAACGGCCTCACTTGGAAGTCGACCAAGAGATCTTCTGCCTCCTCCAGGGCGAGGGATGGATTGAGGTCGACGGCGTACGCGAGCCGGTACAGGCCGGCGACGTCTTCGTCATCGAACCGGGCGAAGACCACCACCTCATCAGCAGCGAAACCAACCCGTTAATCAACCTCTGGCTCCACGCCGCCGACCCGAATTAG
- a CDS encoding ABC transporter substrate-binding protein translates to MKRNAAVLSLLACAGALLSLVGCGDSGSTTSSNSPAPETKTGAAPKKYTVGFSQIGAESAWRTAETKSVQDEAQKRGVTLKFADGQQKQELQIQAVRSFIAQKVDVIFLAPKVETGWEPVLREAKRVNIPVILLDRGIKVSDDSLYKTLLTSDFVEEGRMAANWLAKRMNGKGNIVELQGTVGSAPANDRKQGFAEVLAKFPDMKVTRSQTGDFTIAKGKEVMEAFLKADPTIQAVYAHNDDMALGAAQAIEEAGKKPGKDIILVSIDGVHQALEAIKDGKLNCSVECNPLLGPGAFDAAEQILAGKDVPKRIVSKDQQFDESTAAQALPTRKY, encoded by the coding sequence ATGAAGCGCAACGCCGCCGTTCTATCCCTCCTCGCCTGCGCGGGGGCACTCCTTTCTCTCGTCGGTTGCGGCGATTCGGGAAGTACGACCTCCTCCAACTCTCCGGCCCCGGAGACCAAGACGGGCGCCGCGCCGAAGAAGTACACGGTCGGTTTCTCCCAAATCGGAGCGGAGAGCGCTTGGCGCACCGCCGAGACGAAGTCGGTCCAGGACGAGGCGCAGAAACGGGGCGTAACGCTCAAGTTCGCGGACGGCCAGCAGAAGCAGGAGCTTCAAATTCAGGCCGTCCGCAGCTTCATTGCCCAAAAAGTGGACGTTATCTTCCTCGCTCCCAAGGTGGAGACCGGTTGGGAGCCGGTCCTTCGCGAAGCGAAGCGGGTAAACATCCCGGTCATCTTGCTCGACCGAGGAATCAAGGTCTCGGACGACTCGCTTTACAAGACGCTGCTAACCTCCGACTTCGTGGAGGAAGGGCGCATGGCCGCCAACTGGCTCGCGAAGCGGATGAACGGAAAGGGGAACATCGTGGAGCTTCAGGGCACCGTCGGCTCCGCTCCGGCCAACGACCGGAAGCAAGGGTTCGCGGAGGTCCTCGCCAAGTTCCCGGACATGAAGGTGACCAGGTCGCAAACCGGCGACTTCACGATCGCCAAGGGGAAGGAGGTCATGGAGGCGTTCCTCAAGGCCGACCCCACGATCCAGGCCGTGTACGCGCATAACGACGACATGGCGCTCGGCGCCGCACAAGCCATCGAAGAGGCGGGCAAGAAGCCGGGCAAGGACATCATTTTGGTCAGCATCGACGGCGTCCACCAAGCGCTGGAGGCGATCAAGGATGGAAAGCTGAACTGCAGCGTCGAGTGCAACCCGCTCCTCGGCCCGGGGGCGTTCGACGCCGCCGAGCAGATTCTTGCCGGGAAAGACGTTCCCAAGCGGATTGTCTCCAAGGATCAGCAGTTCGACGAATCGACCGCCGCCCAGGCGCTACCGACCCGGAAGTATTAG